The following DNA comes from Cyprinus carpio isolate SPL01 chromosome A4, ASM1834038v1, whole genome shotgun sequence.
CACTTGAACACTGTCTCTGGTGAGTAGATGCTGAACATGTCAGATGACTCTGTGGAGACTCAGGACTCTCTTTCTCTGTGATTATAGCATGCAAGACTCAACAAACCTCTGATTTAGATGGAAACTAAACTTTTATGAAAACTACATACACACTAAAGTATTGATGATTTTGatttactgtaaaaaagaaagaaagaaattcatttttaatcattaaattaattcttACCAAAGCAAGTGATATTTGCCACCTCATTATCATAACAGTTGTTCTGGCCCCAGGGTAAAGATGGACACTGCCACAAATTTTTGTCATCTTTTCGACATTTAAGATGATCTAACCAATTAGGAGCAGATCTCAGTCCCTCTGAATTACTGGGTTCACTgccagatcttccacagttcagctcttgacagatcagactcgctgtgtctctgtccatctggttGTAACATAAATTtccccaggatccattgtagaaaacctccacattcccttcacagccctcagttaacctgatctctttaaactctagataaaagatattgcatttaattcagtcatttttaattttgtaaataccTTATTTTGTAAAACTAATAAACTGAAATGATTTGATTCTAAATGTgacaatattttcttttcagaTATTGAAAGTAGCAGATGCTGGGCAATTATTGTTGCTAAAATGTGTGAGACTTTACCTGAGCACATgactcctacatcctccttgtgctgacagtcatgttttccccagcctggagaagagcagctccacagggacgtctcattcACATTACATTCCACCTCACccagccatatgggtccagaaccaggaccaaaccaggctggtacctgctggttactgagggccactccacactgcagctgtctgcacaccacatgagcatctttaatatcccaggagtcatcacacactgttccccatgAGCCActgtgaaaaacctccagcctccctgcacagtctcccccagaacccaccagcctgatggacccccgacctgatattcagagacagaaaaacacattattgatcgTGAACAACTGAAGAATCTGCCCAGATGTTGTTCTTCTCACCAAAGtttgtgattgacagctgttgtgtggagctgcagttgagagtttgtgaagagctgcagttccccagatgagcttcactcccagagcactggaagcccatcacacactcatgactgtgttcaggactggatgaagaggagcTGTAGAAGTTCAGCACGGAgccacagcccagctgtctgcagaccacagaggattcagtgagactccaggagtccagcagaactctcctccagacctgatggaCGAAAACTTCCACCtccccctcacactgtctctctccagacaaccgcaccagaccatcatgaagagccagagaggaGTCTGAGGAGAAGATGTGGCATTTTATTAAGATATTGCATggtcatttataatatatttttcattaaaatcctctcactagagcagatgactccaacatctcgtctatgggaacattcagctcgactccatgaagagatggaacattctgagagtttagtttcattcccgtcacaatcaaacacatcagcccaTATTTCATCACttccctctccaaaccagtctgatcccacaacagacacagcaatcccacaattcagctgtctacagaggacactggcggctctcatatcccagcatgcatcacacactgtgccccattTGCTGAAGTACTGACGTTCGACTCGACCAGAACAGATGTCAGGGCCGTTTACCAGTctgagatcagtgtaacctgGTCAAAAGTTATTGAAACAAAAACGAAATATAAAAGTTTAAGACTTACTCTTCTTTGGAAAAGAGAATGGATATTTTTTCTGTGTACATTACATGAAAAGAAAGGTCAAATATTACTCAACCAGAGCATATTACTCCTACAGCATTTTCATGGGAACAGTGTTCATGTGAAGAGCTGGATGTAGAACATAATTCAAAGTatgattcatttcctctgcactgaatctcttgtgtccacatctgagtgtctcctttgccaaaagcagctgctcccagcacctgtgcaggagccccacagtccagctctctacacaatacctctgcatcctgctggtcaaaggcagcGGCACACACTGGCATCCATGTCTTTAtttgaagtatctctaacc
Coding sequences within:
- the LOC109094970 gene encoding scavenger receptor cysteine-rich type 1 protein M130-like is translated as GRLEVFHSGSWGTVCDDSWGIKDAHVVCRQVQCGVALINQQVPAWFGPGSGPIWLDEVECEGNEASLWSCSSPGWGKHDCQHKEDVGVVCSEFKEIRLTEGCEGNVEVFYNGSWGNVCWNQMDGDTVSLICQELNCGRSGSEPSNSEGLKSRNWLDKLSCNVRLVGGNSPCAGRVEVLHRGYTDLRLVNGPDICSGRVERQYFSKWGTLVGSGGDCAGRLEVFHSGSWGTVCDDSWDIKDAHVVCRQLQCGVALSNQQVPAWFGPGSGPIWLGEVECNVNETSLWSCSSPGWGKHDCQHKEDVGVMCSEFKEIRLTEGCEGNVEVFYNGSWGNLCYNQMDRDTASLICQELNCGRSGSEPSNSEGLRSAPNWLDHLKCRKDDKNLWQCPSLPWGQNNCYDNEVANITCFGKN